The following coding sequences are from one Onychomys torridus chromosome 16, mOncTor1.1, whole genome shotgun sequence window:
- the Znf385a gene encoding zinc finger protein 385A isoform X3: MDPVQKAVLSHTFGGPLLKTKRPVISCNVCQIRFNSQSQAEAHYKGNRHARRVKGIEAAKTRGREPSVRESADPAPAGSTPPSGDGVAPRPVSTENGLGPAPGSPEKQPGSPSPPSVPESGQGVTKGEGGTPAPASLPGGSKEEEEKAKRLLYCALCKVAVNSLSQLEAHNKGTKHKTILEARSGLGPIKAYPRLGPPTPGEPEAPSQDRTFHCEICNVKVNSEVQLKQHISSRRHRDGVAGKPNPLLSRHKKPRGAAELAGTLTFSKELPKSLAGGLLPSPLAVAAVMAAAAGSPLSLRPAPAAPLLQGPPITHPLLHPAPGPIRTAHGPILFSPY; the protein is encoded by the exons ATGGACCCTGTACAGAAGGCTGTGCTCTCACACACATTTGGAGGACCCTTGCTCAAGACCAAGCGGCCAGTCATTTCCTGTAATGTCTGTCAAATCCGATTCAATTCTCAG AGCCAGGCTGAGGCACACTACAAGGGTAATCGCCATGCCCGAAGAGTCAAAGGCATCGAGGCTGCCAAGACCCGAGGCAGGGAGCCTAGTGTCCGGGAATCAGCAGACCCAGCTCCAGCAGGCAGCACCCCCCCAAGTGGGGATGGTGTAGCCCCTCGTCCAG TTTCCACGGAGAATGGCCTGGGTCCAGCTCCAGGATCCCCAGAGAAACAGCCTggctccccatcccctcccagtGTTCCAGAGTCTGGACAGGGTGTTACCAAGGGTGAAGGGGGaactccagccccagcttccctGCCTGGGGGtagcaaggaagaagaggagaaggctaaGCGTCTGCTCTACTGTGCTCTGTGCAAGGTGGCTGTGAACTCCCTGTCCCAGCTTGAGGCACATAACAAAG GTACTAAGCACAAGACAATTTTGGAGGCCCGAAGTGGTCTGGGGCCCATCAAAGCTTATCCTCGACTGGGGCCTCCCACTCCTGGGGAACCAGAGGCTCCTTCCCAGGACCGAACCTTCCACTGTGAGATTTGCAACGTCAAGGTCAATTCCGAGGTCCAGCTGAAACAG CACATCTCCAGCAGGAGGCACCGAGATGGCGTGGCCGGGAAGCCCAATCCTCTACTGAGCCGTCACAAGAAGCCTAGGGGCGCTGCGGAGCTGGCG GGCACACTGACTTTCTCCAAGGAGCTGCCCAAGTCCCTGGCCGGTGGCCTGCTCCCCAGCCCTCTGGCGGTGGCTGCGGTGATGGCCGCTGCAGCAGGCTCTCCGCTGTCCCTGCGCCCGGCTCCAGCCGCACCTCTTCTGCAGGGACCACCGATCACACATCCTCTACTCCACCCCGCCCCAGGACCCATCCGAACTGCGCACGGACCCATCCTTTTCTCCCCCTACTGA
- the Znf385a gene encoding zinc finger protein 385A isoform X2, protein MQPPMDLKQILPFPLEPAPTLGLFSNYSTMDPVQKAVLSHTFGGPLLKTKRPVISCNVCQIRFNSQSQAEAHYKGNRHARRVKGIEAAKTRGREPSVRESADPAPAGSTPPSGDGVAPRPVSTENGLGPAPGSPEKQPGSPSPPSVPESGQGVTKGEGGTPAPASLPGGSKEEEEKAKRLLYCALCKVAVNSLSQLEAHNKGTKHKTILEARSGLGPIKAYPRLGPPTPGEPEAPSQDRTFHCEICNVKVNSEVQLKQHISSRRHRDGVAGKPNPLLSRHKKPRGAAELAGTLTFSKELPKSLAGGLLPSPLAVAAVMAAAAGSPLSLRPAPAAPLLQGPPITHPLLHPAPGPIRTAHGPILFSPY, encoded by the exons ATGGACCCTGTACAGAAGGCTGTGCTCTCACACACATTTGGAGGACCCTTGCTCAAGACCAAGCGGCCAGTCATTTCCTGTAATGTCTGTCAAATCCGATTCAATTCTCAG AGCCAGGCTGAGGCACACTACAAGGGTAATCGCCATGCCCGAAGAGTCAAAGGCATCGAGGCTGCCAAGACCCGAGGCAGGGAGCCTAGTGTCCGGGAATCAGCAGACCCAGCTCCAGCAGGCAGCACCCCCCCAAGTGGGGATGGTGTAGCCCCTCGTCCAG TTTCCACGGAGAATGGCCTGGGTCCAGCTCCAGGATCCCCAGAGAAACAGCCTggctccccatcccctcccagtGTTCCAGAGTCTGGACAGGGTGTTACCAAGGGTGAAGGGGGaactccagccccagcttccctGCCTGGGGGtagcaaggaagaagaggagaaggctaaGCGTCTGCTCTACTGTGCTCTGTGCAAGGTGGCTGTGAACTCCCTGTCCCAGCTTGAGGCACATAACAAAG GTACTAAGCACAAGACAATTTTGGAGGCCCGAAGTGGTCTGGGGCCCATCAAAGCTTATCCTCGACTGGGGCCTCCCACTCCTGGGGAACCAGAGGCTCCTTCCCAGGACCGAACCTTCCACTGTGAGATTTGCAACGTCAAGGTCAATTCCGAGGTCCAGCTGAAACAG CACATCTCCAGCAGGAGGCACCGAGATGGCGTGGCCGGGAAGCCCAATCCTCTACTGAGCCGTCACAAGAAGCCTAGGGGCGCTGCGGAGCTGGCG GGCACACTGACTTTCTCCAAGGAGCTGCCCAAGTCCCTGGCCGGTGGCCTGCTCCCCAGCCCTCTGGCGGTGGCTGCGGTGATGGCCGCTGCAGCAGGCTCTCCGCTGTCCCTGCGCCCGGCTCCAGCCGCACCTCTTCTGCAGGGACCACCGATCACACATCCTCTACTCCACCCCGCCCCAGGACCCATCCGAACTGCGCACGGACCCATCCTTTTCTCCCCCTACTGA